AAAGGGATAAGTAGGCAGGACAACTTTATTTCTGGGGTATTCTTGATCAAAGCCCAACCAATCTACTGCCACTCCCCGCACATATAGTTGGGCTAAACTCTTGAGCAGTTGTTGCCAATCGGGTATGTCTGCGTTTAGACTGGGTACCCACAATCCTGCATCTTCTGGTAAAGATTGCTTTGCCATAGCCAGTAAGGTCGGCTTTGGCCCAATTTCCACAAATGCTGTTATACCCAACTGCTGTAATATTGCCATACTCTCAGCAAATTGTAGAGTTGACTGCCCATGTTGTACCCAATATTCAGGTGTAGCTATTTCTGAATTAGCAACTTTGCCGTTAACAATGATTTTGATTTGGGGTTGAGAGTAGCTGATTTGTTCTGCTACCTTGGGTTGCATTGAGGGGTAGGCAGATCGTTGAGCAATTAGTTTGAGTGCATCCTCCAGGCTGAAAACACCTGCTATGCAAGCGGCAACATACTCCCCGACATTATGCCCCATCAATACATCGGGTTCAATGTTCCAAGATTTCCAAAGTTGATAGAGGGCATATTCCAAAGCAAAAAGTGCTGGTTGAATATATGCGGTTTGTTCAAGCACAGATGAAACATCATTCCCAGCTTGGGAAGGATATAGTATTTCTAAAAGCGAATGTTCAAGATAAAGACCTAGAATGCGATCGCACTGCTTTAAAGCATTGCGGAAGATCGGTTGAGTGTCGTAGAGTTGGCGACCGATGTTGACATACTCAAAGCCTTGAGCAGTAAATAAGAAGGCTATCTTTGGTCGCCTTTTGCTCATGACCTGAGCTGTAATCAACTCGCTGGTTTCCTTGCCATCTACAAAAGCATTCAGTTGCTTGATTAACTGCTCCTTGGAATCAACTACAATAGCTAAGCGGTGGTCGAAATGCGATCGCCCCCTATTAGCAGTAAAACAAATATCTGCGATCGCTTGATTGGGATGAGTTTCTAGGTGATGTTGATAACGATTGATTAACGCTTGCAAAGCTGTTTCTGTTTTTGCCGATAGCGTTAACAGATGATAAGAACGCTCAGGTAATTCCTTATCATTGACTGTTGACTTTTGACTTTTGACTTTAACAGGCGCTTCTTCCAACACTACATGAGCATTTGTACCCCCAAAACTAAAGGCGCTAACCCCTGCCAATCTAGGTTGTTCTGTGGCTGGCCATTGCTGAAGTTCAGTAGGAATTTGAATAGGAGTGTTTTGTATTTTAATATAAGGATTTAATTTTTTCAGATGCAGATGAGGTGGAATCTGACTCTGTTGTAGTGACAACACTACCTTAATCAGTCCCGCTATCCCTGCGGCACCTTCCAAGTGACCAATATTCGTCTTGACTGAACCAATCCAACAAGGTTGATTTGCCTCTCTACCTTCCATCAGCACAGCTTTAAGAGCATTCACTTCAATAGAATCTCCCATGGCCGTGCCTGTACCCTGAGTCTCTACATAACTAATTTGCGCTGGTTCAACCCCAGCATTTGCTAAGGCTTGCCGAATAACTGCTTGTTGAGAAGGGCCATTGGGAGCTACCAGTCCATTACTCAAACCATTTTGGTTAACAGCTGAACCTCTAATAATTGCCTGAATATTGTCTCCATCCCTAATTGCATCAGCAAGACGCTTGAGGACGACAACTCCACAACCTTCTCCTTGTACATAACCATCAGCAGCAGCATCAAAGGTTTTGCAACGACCATCTGCTGCCATCATCTGAGCATGGGACAGAGAGATCGTTCTTTCTGGAGACAAAATTAGGTTAACTCCCGCAGCCAGACACAGATTAGATTCTCCAGTCAGTAAACTCTGGCAAGCGTAGTGAAGTGCTACCAGTGATGAAGAACAAGCAGTATCTATTACTAAACTTGGCCCCCGGAGATTCAAAAAATAGGAAAGACGATTGGCAATAATGCTTAAATTATTGCCAATTGCATTATAGGCATTAATCTGACTATATTCTCTGGACAAGACTAGACCGTAGTCATAATTGTAGACACCTACAAAAACTCCCGTTTTACTACCGCTGAGTTCTGATGATGGTACAATCCCGGCATTTTCCAAACTTTCCCAGGCAACTTCCAAAAATAACCTTTGCTGAGGATCTATTCGCTCTGCTTCTATAGGAGAAATTTGAAAAAAGCCAGGATCGAAATACTCCACTTTTGGTAAAAAACCGCCCCATAGTCTCTTAGTCTTTCCAGTTGTAGGTACTATGGGATGGTAATCCAACATATGCAAATCAAACGGCCGTGATGATAGCTCACTGACAGCATCAATTTTATTCGATAATAGCTGCCAAAAAGATTCGGCATTTTCAGCACCAGGAAAACGACAGCCAATTCCTATAATTGCTATTTTTTCCATCATCTAATCTTTTTAAAGTGCCTGAGAAAACTTTCTAAAAATTGTGATATTGTTTTGAATAGCTTTCTTAATTGAACCTCCTGAAGCCATCACACGCATTTCGCGATTAATCGGCCATAAGTAATCAAGATTCTCTGCAAATTTGCGTAACTCTGTTAATAGATGATTATGAAGCTTGAGATTGAGATGGAATCCTTCATGTTCGTGACATAGGCATTTTTCTATCCAATGTAGGGCTTCTGTAGCAGACATATCAAACAAAGGACTCTGCAATAGCTTCATCATAAAACCTATCATATAACCATCATCACGTAAGAAGTAATAAGGTAATACTGCGGAAAAGCCATTTAAATTTTCACGTTGTGCTTGTAATATAGCTAAATTTGCAATGAATTTCTCATAAATTGATGGTTTGGGTAAATATTTATAGAAATCTCTACCCAAGAACAGGGAGGTTGTTGTATGAAAAGACTCATCCAAAAAATGATAGTGAGATATACTTGTTGGAATGGGTATAAATTCTTGATTTCTCTCCAGTTTTTTATAGTAATTGTGTATATTAAATTCAAAACTTTTCAGGAGGAGATTAGCCATGTAACGCACAGCATAAAAATTAGCAGCCAAGAAGGGATAACTTCCCCAGTTCAGAGGAAAAAATTGTCTTAGTGATTGAGATGAATGTCCCAAAGTCCCATTAAAGAAACCTTGAGTTGTGAGGGAGATATGTTTATTAATATCTTTTCCTTGTTTGAGATTTTCAGCGTGATATTGCTCTTTCTTTTGGAACGTCATCTGATTAACAAAGTTTGCAGATGAAGATAGATAATTGTCAATTTGAGTTCTTTTCCAGTCAGGCTCAGAACAATTCTTGCTTGCAGAATTAATCAGGGCTTTCTTACCTAGCAAAGCAATCGTAGTTTGATAACTGACTTGGTAAAAAGCATGAATATGTTTACGTTCCTGAGCGGTTTCTTGAGCTAGTGTTTTTACAAGTATTTCATAATCACTATTCGCAGCTATCAGACAATCTGCTGTAATTGTGTTGTAATGGGTAATCTCCATTTCACTATCAGCAACTTTCCTATACAAGAAAATCCAAGAAAGATGATTAAGACTTAGCTTTTGAGATAGAGAAGCTTGCTGATAGAGTGGTGTGCCATAAAACAAGGAATGTTCTGGTTCACGCCAGTAATGATTACTGTTACTACTATATTTAAAGTTTTTATCTAAATCTTCTATTTTTTCAGTATAGTCAGAGTCAACATTATTATTATAGTTTTTCTCTATCAAAGGAAGAATTCTGTTAACTTGGGTTTTTGGAGAATCACTACTGATGGTCGTCATGATATTTTACTCTTGTTTCCTTTACCTATTAACGGTCATTATCAGATCAATATTTATTGATAGGATGCATGAAAAGTTGTAAATAAAGGCTTATTTCATAACTTTTCAGACATTTTAGTGACAGTTTTTTGAGTTTTATTTAGTTAAATATTGTGCTAAATCTGCAATTGTTGGGTAATCGTAGAGTATTGTTGGCTCTATTTCTTTTCCTAGCCAAGTTTCTAAGTCTCCTGCTAAAACTACCGCTGTTGACGAATCTAAACCATAACGCGCAAAAGTAGTTTCTACATCTACTTTATCTGGTTGAATTTCTAACAAATCTGCCAAATAGGAAACTAACCACTCTCTAATTTGTGGTTCTGTCAATTGAATGCTGTTTTGATTTACTTTGTTTTCTTCAGATATTGTAGACATTTCAGCAACCTCGATTTTTGTGATATCTATTACTAGTTTCAATTTTGTTACAAAAACTCAGTCTTTATCTTTGGCTTTTTTAGCTTCTATTATCTATTTCAATTCACCCAAGACGGATTTTAATTATCTAACTGCATTCACTTCCACATTCTCCTTAACATTATTTTCCTGTACTTTTACTAACAGAGAGTTGACATCAGCTTC
Above is a window of Nostoc sp. UHCC 0702 DNA encoding:
- a CDS encoding polyketide synthase dehydratase domain-containing protein — encoded protein: MMEKIAIIGIGCRFPGAENAESFWQLLSNKIDAVSELSSRPFDLHMLDYHPIVPTTGKTKRLWGGFLPKVEYFDPGFFQISPIEAERIDPQQRLFLEVAWESLENAGIVPSSELSGSKTGVFVGVYNYDYGLVLSREYSQINAYNAIGNNLSIIANRLSYFLNLRGPSLVIDTACSSSLVALHYACQSLLTGESNLCLAAGVNLILSPERTISLSHAQMMAADGRCKTFDAAADGYVQGEGCGVVVLKRLADAIRDGDNIQAIIRGSAVNQNGLSNGLVAPNGPSQQAVIRQALANAGVEPAQISYVETQGTGTAMGDSIEVNALKAVLMEGREANQPCWIGSVKTNIGHLEGAAGIAGLIKVVLSLQQSQIPPHLHLKKLNPYIKIQNTPIQIPTELQQWPATEQPRLAGVSAFSFGGTNAHVVLEEAPVKVKSQKSTVNDKELPERSYHLLTLSAKTETALQALINRYQHHLETHPNQAIADICFTANRGRSHFDHRLAIVVDSKEQLIKQLNAFVDGKETSELITAQVMSKRRPKIAFLFTAQGFEYVNIGRQLYDTQPIFRNALKQCDRILGLYLEHSLLEILYPSQAGNDVSSVLEQTAYIQPALFALEYALYQLWKSWNIEPDVLMGHNVGEYVAACIAGVFSLEDALKLIAQRSAYPSMQPKVAEQISYSQPQIKIIVNGKVANSEIATPEYWVQHGQSTLQFAESMAILQQLGITAFVEIGPKPTLLAMAKQSLPEDAGLWVPSLNADIPDWQQLLKSLAQLYVRGVAVDWLGFDQEYPRNKVVLPTYPFERQRYWIDKSKSLGQKTSFFKSAGENIHPLLGQRLYLAGSEQIRFQSEISPKQPIYLQDYRIYRQVILPEGAYLEMALAAVKTVTSANVTLSHVVFTQALHLSEDAEVTVQVVLTPQKTGSYTFEIFSLQLESDTPEPIYTSHATGKVELVDKEYQPKQVNLNTCLNLCPQVVEVNQYYQLCRQKNIDYGENLQAIAQLWRGERTALALVELPTKLILAADYQLHPVLLNASLSAIAAALPSNVSWDTYLPVGLERLRVYQRCVSRLWSQVQSLTVEGTNQQILRSNICLFDDSGAVIAEIKGLTLKRTSNFTQHLEFVYQLQQTPIESRESLVKALLQEQIAQGLGLQVTQVDVSASLKNLGFDSLIAVELRNRILKKLGVDISIIKFLENPTIENLTTEVLTQLPTAKSLQTVVASSEKLPLELVPLQIQGSKPPLFFAHPLAGVVFPYYELATHLDSERPFYGLQSIGLLNQDEPLTSVEEMAATYIEALKKVQPSGPYYLGGWSLGAYIAWEMAVQLTQAKEEVAFLGIVDIPPPAVGEIANFNFLSKFLLTQVLLYVWPYVYDFLGIENAIATQKQKQPQNLSLLHIRILQFFQKFGYRIPAAARLLRVLQANTKAMSNYMPPLYGGKMTLLRTDKPMGNSFDEPTLGWNKFAKAEVEIHLFPGNHFTLLRQPHIHTLAQQLKSLLDKAEIESSPVINPYFQKMK
- a CDS encoding acyl carrier protein — its product is MSTISEENKVNQNSIQLTEPQIREWLVSYLADLLEIQPDKVDVETTFARYGLDSSTAVVLAGDLETWLGKEIEPTILYDYPTIADLAQYLTK